The sequence below is a genomic window from Microbacterium abyssi.
GCATGAGCGCACCAGGCGCTTCCTCGCCAGGATCATGCGTCCACTCGACGCGGAACCCACCGAAGACGACTGATCCGGCGCGCGTTCAGATGCTGACCGCCTGCACCACCAGGCTCACCGCCAGGGCGATCATGATCACGGCGATCACGCCGTCGAGGATGCGCCATGCCCTCGGGGTGTTCAGCCAGCGTCCGAGATGGCGCGCCCCGTAGCCGAGCGCGGTGAACCAGAGGATGCTGGCGAGGACCGCGCCGGCGGCGAAGATCCATCGGGCATCGCCGTGCGTCGCGGCGATCGACCCGAGCATGAGCACGGTGTCGAGGTAGACGTGCGGATTCAGCCAGGTCAGCGCCAGCGTCGTCAGGATGACGGCTGCCAGTCGCCCTCCGGAGCGGCCGGCGAGAGGAGCATCGCCGCTGAGACCGAGGTCGGTACCGCGCAGCGCTCTGCGGGCAGCGCCCACTCCGTACACGAGCAGGAACGCGGCGCCCAGCCACTGCGCGACCACGATGAGCCACGGCATCCGCTCTACGAGGAATCCGAGCCCGGCGACGCCGGCGAGGATCAGCACCGCATCGGATGCCGCGCAGATGGCGACCACGGCGAAGACGTGCTCGCGTCGGATGCCCTGCCGCAGCACGTAGGCGTTCTGAGCGCCGATGGCGATGATTAGCGAGAGGCCGAGGCCGAGGCCGGCGAAGAACGAGAGCACCCTTCGACGCTACGAGAACGTCAGCGTAAGCGCCAGCGCACGATGCTTATGTTCCATTAGCATCGCTTCATGGCATCCATCGCCCCGGAGCTCGCGTCCACCGTCGCGGCGATCGTCGACGGCGGAAGTCTCGAGGCCGCGGCGCGCGCCCTCAGCATCACGCCGTCGGCGGTCAGTCAGCGGCTCAAGACGCTCGAGCAGCAGCTCGGCCGCGTCCTGGTCGTGCGCGGACGCCCGGCGACCGTGACTCCCTCCGGCGAAGCGGTGGTGCGGATGGCGCGCCAGATCTCACTGCTTGAGCATGAGGCGCTCGCAGAGCTCGGAATGGAGGGCGCGGGCCGACGGGCGAGCGTGCCGCTGGCGGTGAACGCCGACTCGATGGCCACCTGGTTCCTCGCACCGCTCGCGCGCCTCAGCGCCGTCCACGACATCGACTTCGACCTGCACCGCGACGATCAGGACTTCACCGCGCGACTCCTGGAATCCGGCGAGGTGATGGCCGCGGTCACATCGGAGGCCGTTCCCGTGACCGGTTGCTCGGTCTCGGCGCTCGGAGTGCTCACCTACGAGGCCGTGGCCACGCCCGAGTTCTCGCGGCGCTGGTTCGGCGAAGGCGTCGGACCCGAGGCGCTCCGCCGTGCGCCGTTCGTCGACTTCGACCGCCGTGACGGTCTGCAGCATCAGTGGCTCGCCTCCCGGGGCATCGACGCACACGGCGTCCCGCGCCACTACGTGCCCGCCTCGCACGATTTCGCGCAGGCGGTCACTCTGGGGCTCGGCTGGGGGCTGCTGCCTGGGTCCCAGCTGACGGAGGCCGTGGCTTCCGGCGCCGTCGTCCCGCTCGGCGGGGAACCCGTGCGCGTCCCGCTGTACTGGCAGCAGTGGAACCTGCGCTCCACGCTCCTCGAGGCGATCGCCGCCGCGGTCGCTGAGGAGGCCCGACGGGTGCTCGGCTGACTTCGTCAGAGCTCGCGTGCGGTGCTGGTCAGCCTGTGCAGGAGATCCGTCAGAGACCGGATGTCCTCCACCGGCCACGGTCCGAGCGCACGCAGCACAGCGCCCTCCTGCGGGCGCCGCGCGGCGGCGAGACGCGCCAGCCCCTCCTCGGTGGGGGAGATCACGACGGAGCGCCGATCCGCCGGATCCGGGACCCGCTGGATCAGGCCGAGATCCTCGAGCTCGCGGATCGTGCGGCTGAGCTGCCCCTTGTCCATCTGCAGCACTTCGGCGAGGGTCGATGCGGTGCTCGACCCGTAGCGCACGATCGTCGTGAACGTCTTATAGGCACCCGGCAGCATTCCGGGGCTCAGGCGCGTGGCGTTCGCCATGATGGTGCGCCGGAAGTGGGTGATGAGCTCGCCGAACTCCGACTCCAGCGCGGTCACCGCGGCGATGCGCTCCTCATCGATCTCGGGAACGGACGAGTCCGTCCCCGAGATCGAGGGATCATCGCCGACGGTCGCCATCGCTCTGCTCCTGCTCGACGGCGTGCACCGGGATCGATCCGGTCTCCGCCGTCGCCACGGCGAACTCGTTCTCGCGGCGCTGCTCCCGCACTCGCTCCACGTTGTTCTGGCGGAGCAGCGGGACGTTCGGCAGGAAGACGATCGCGATCAGGCTGAGCACGGCCAGCGGTACGCCGATGAGGAACGCGTGCGAGATCGCCTGCGCCGAGGCATCCTCGATGATGATGCGGATCGACTCCGGCATGTCACGCGTGGTCGGCAGCGACCCGGAGGCGAGCTGAGCGGCGATGACCTTGCCCTTCTCTCCCAGCGTCGCGATCGCCGCGCCCACTTCGGCCGCGCGATCCGACAGCTGCTGGGACATGCTGGCAGCCAGGACGGAGCCCATCACGGCGACGCCGACGGTGCCTCCGACGGTGCGGAAGAAGTTGACTCCGGAGCTCGCGACGCCGACCTCCCGCGGGCTGGTCGTGTTCTGCACCACCAGGACGAGGTTCTGCATCGTCATACCTGTCCCCGCTCCGAGCAGGAACATGTACAGACCGACGAGCCAGAGTGAGGTGTCGTAGTGCAGCGTCGACAGCAGCGAGGTGCCGGCGATCATCAGGATCGCGCCGATCACGAGGTAGCGCTTCCACTTGCCCGTCCGGGTCACCAGCTGCCCGATCACGGTGGAGGCGAGGAGCATGCCAGCAGCCATCGGGATGGTGAGCAGCCCGGCCTCGGTCGGACCGTATCCGCGGGAGATCTGCATGTACTGCGCGAGGTACACCGAGGTGCCGAACATGGCGACGCCGATCGAGATCGACGCGAGGACGGAGAGCGTGAAGGTGCGGTTGCGGAACAGCGTGAGCGGGATGAGCGGCTCGGAGACCTTCAGCTCGACGACGATGAACAGCACTGTGGCGACGACGGCGATGCCGACCATGTACAGCGTCTCCCAGCTGATCCAGCCGTAGGAGGCGACGTTCGAGACCCAGACGAGCAGGAATCCGGATCCCACCGAGAGCAGCACGATGCCGAGGTAGTCGATGCGGACCTTCGCCGCCCTGATCTGCTCGATCCGCAGCGTGCGGATCAGGACGACGATGGCGATGATGCCCAGGGGCACGCCGACGTAGAAGTTCCAGCGCCAGCCGACGCTGTCGGTCAGCACGCCGCCGAGCAGGGGTCCCCCTACTGTGGCGACCGCCATGACGCCCGCGAACAGGCCCATGTACTTCCCGCGCTCGCGCGGCGAGAGGATGTCGGCCATCAGGACCTGGCTGAGAGCTGCCAGGCCGCCGCCGCCGAGGCCCTGGAGGCCGCGGAACATGATCAGCATCTCGGTGTTCTGAGAGAGGCCGGCCCCGGCACTGGCGAGGACGAAGATCGTCAGGGCGAGGATCATGAGGTTCTTGCGGTTCACCAGGTCGGCGAGCTTGCCCCAGATCGGCGTCGAGATCGCCGTGGTGAGCAGCGTCATCGTGATGACCCAGGTGTACGACGTCTGGGAGCCGCCCAGCTCGGGGACGATGATCGGCAGCGAGGTGCCGACGACGGTCGTCGAGACCATCGAGCAGAACATCGCGAGCATCAGGCCGGACAGCGCCTGCAGGACCTGACGATGCGACATCCGGGTCGTCGTCGTGGCGGTCGATGGGGAATGCGCGCTCATGTGCACACCTTTCATGTCGCGGACAGTGCGGACACGACAGCGCTGGCGTGAGAAGTTGAAAAAAGTCAACGATACCCGCGATGTTGATCTTTGGCAACTATTGGTAGACGGATCGCCAGGAGGGCCACCCGCCGAAGTGGTCAGTCGGCGAGCGCGAGCGCCCGGAACGCATCGCGTTCGCGGAGTGCTTCGCGGCGGGATGCGACGACAGCCTGCGCGCTCGGCGGGCGGTTGCCGGTGGTGCGGTGATAGAGCTCGTCGATCAGGCGAGTGGCGAGTCCGACCAGTTGGCCGATCTCACGGTCGTCGCGGTCGATCCACACGCAGCGCGGCTCGTCGTCGACGGGACGGAAGTCGTCGTGCTCCTCCCACACGAACAGGGTGCGCTCGGCGCCGAGCACATGCTGCTGCCACCAGACCTGCCGCAGGTACGTGCGGGGGATCGTGCGCCAGTTCTTGTTCGTGGTCTTGATCTCCGCGAGAAGGATGCGGCCGCCGGCGTCCTGCACGATGCCATCCGGAGTCGCGAGGTGGCGATGTTCGGTCTCGGCGCGGAAGAGCGCGGAGGACGGCCGGATGCCGTGCGTCGCGGCCACCCACGCCGCGATCTCTGGCTCGCGCTTACGGCCATGATCGGTGTACGCGTTGCCGCCGAAGCGCGCGCCGCCGCCGAGCTTGGCGTCGGCCGCGCGGGTGATCGACTTCTCTCCGGAGAGACCGGCGACGTCCGTCGCGGTGATGCCTCTGGCACGTGCCCGGAGCCAGGCGACGCGATCGCGGGAGTCCGCGACGATTCGAGCCTGAAGTTCCGGGGTCACCTCTCGAGATTACCCCGGGGTTACGACGTCACTCGCCGGCCGCGCCGACGAGTGCGGTCACCGATCAGCGTATGCGCGGCCAGTGCTCCGGCCCGCCGGATCCTGCCTGGTACTCGTCGATCGGGACCTCGCCGTGGGCCCATGAATCCAGCACCGACTGGACGATCCGCCAGCACTGTTCGGCCGCGTCGCCGCGTACGGAGAGCGTCGGGTCGGCGTCGAGGATGCCGGAGAGGACCTCCGCGTACGCGAGCAGTTCACCGGGGCCGAGGTCGGCGGACAGCGTGGCGCGCTCGAGTACGAACGGATCGTCCGCCCCGTTGAGGTTGAACTCGAGCGATATCCGGTCCGGGCCGAGTGAGAACCTGAGGATGGCGCCTTCCGCCGTGCCTGTCAACCCGGCCGGAACGTGCCGCACAGCCTTGAACCGCACGACGATCTCGCGCGCGGGATCGCTCAATGCCTTGCCCGATCGGAGCGTGAACGGCACTCCCGCCCAGCGCGCGTTGCGCACTTCGAAGGTCGCCTCGGCGAGGGTCTCGGTGTCGCGCTTCGGATCGACGCCGGGCTCGTCCACGTAGGACGGCTTGTCGACGCCGTCGACGGCCCCGGCGGTGTAGCGCGCGCGTCGGGAGGATGCCGTCGGATCGTCGTCCATGATCCTGGTTGCGCGCAGTACGGCGGACGTCGCCTCGCGGAAGTCCGCCTCGTCGAGCGTCGCGGGTTGCTCCATCGCCAGCACCGCAAGCACCTGCAGCAGATGGCTCTGGATCATGTCCACCAGCGCGCCGGCCCGATCGTAGTAGCCGGCTCTGCCTTCGAGGCCGAGCTTCTCGTCGTAGACGATGTCGATCGATTCGATGCTCTCCGCCGACCAGAGCGGCTCGAGCAGCCGGTTCGCGAAACGCGCACCCAGAAGGTTCAGCGTGGTCGATTTGCCCAGGAAATGATCGACGCGGAACACCTGCTTCTCCGGCACGAGCTCGGCCAGTCGGGCATTGAGAGCTCGCGCGCCCTCCTCGTTCGTGCCGAACGGCTTCTCCAGCACCAGCATCACGCCATCCGGCAGCATCTCGGGCGTCAGCGCGTCGCACGCGGCCGCTGCCACGGCCGGGGGCACGGCGAAGTACAGCGCGACCTGTCCGTCCAGGCCCCTCAGCAGCGCCTCGAGATCCGACGCCTTCGTGATGTCGGCCTGCTGGTACGAGATGTCGACGCGATCAGTGGAAGCGTCCGCATCCGATGCTGCGAACGAGGCGTGCACCACCTTCTGAAGGTCGGCGGTGGACCAGGCCTCAGTGCCGGCGCCGATGACCCGGACGCGCCTGTCCGGTTCCGAGGTGAGCAGCTGGCCGAGCGCCGGGAGGAGGAGGCGCGAAGCCAGGTCGCCGGTCGCACCGAAGATGACGAGTGTGGTCGCAGCATCCATGCGCTCACCGTAACGCGACGCGTGCATCCTGGCCAGGGGCGTGCGAGAATCGGGCGATGCCTGCTCCCATCGAGGATTACGCACTTCTCAGCGATTGCCGCACCGCAGCGCTGGTATCGAGTGAGGGGAGCATCGACTGGCTCTGCCTTCCCCGCTTCGACGCCGCGTCGGTCTTCGGTGCACTGCTGGGTGATCAGGCTCACGGATGCTGGACCCTCCGCCCGCGCGATCCCTCGGCGACCGCGCGCCGATGGTACTTGCCGGACACGTTCATCCTCGTCACGCGCTGGGAGGCCCGGGACGGCGTTGCCGAGGTGCAGGAGTTCCTGCCGATGACCGAGGACCGCACGGATCTGGTGCGACGGGTGACGGGCGTCACAGGAACCGTGGCGTTCACCACCGAACTGCGCATGCACTTCGACTATGCGCGTGCGCTGCCATGGGTGCGGCAGGTGGGAACGGACGACGCGCCGGCGCTCAGCGCGATCGCCGGCCCCGACGCGGTGGTCGTCCGGGGCGTCGCGCTCGCAGCATCCGATCACGTGCACACCGCCGACTTCACGGTCGCCGCCGACGAGCGCCGCGAACTGGTCCTCACCTGGCACGCGTCGCATGAGACCGAGCCACCGCCGCTGGACGTCGAGGACGCGATCGCGCGGACGCGAGCGTGGTGGCAAGGATGGGCGAGTCCCATCGAGCACGACGGACCGCACCGCGAGGCAGTCGTGCGGTCGCTGCTGGTGCTGCGGGCACTGACGGATCGCGACACCGGCGGCATCGTCGCGGCGCCCACCACGTCGCTGCCGGAGGAGTTCGGCGGTTCGCGAAACTGGGACTACCGCTACGTCTGGCTTCGGGATGCCGCCCTCACGCTGGAGTCGCTCGTCGCACATGGTTTCCTCGAAGAGGTGCACCACTGGCGGCGCTGGCTGCTGCGTGCGGTCGCCGGGGAGCCGGCCGAGGTGCAGATCATGTACGGCATCGCCGGGGAGCGCGACCTTGCCGAGCGCGAGCTGACGAGCCTGCCCGGTTATGACGGGGCGGCGCCCGTGCGCATCGGAAACGGCGCAGTGGAGCAGTACCAGGCCGATGTTCTGGGGGAGGTTCTCGTGGCGATGGAGGCGGCGCGGATCGCAGGCCTTGAGGAGACCGCGTTCTCGTGGCCGCTGCAGCGCGCGCTGATCGGTCGCGTGGTCGCGGGCATCGACCTGCGGGACAACGGGATCTGGGAGATCCGCGGTCCCCTGCAGTGGTTCACGCACTCGCGGGTGATGATGTGGGCGGCCCTCGACCGCGGTGTGCGAGCGGTCCGCGAGCATCACCTCGACGGTGACGCGGAGCTCTGGGAGAAGATGCGCGACCGGCTGCGCGCCGAGATCGACGAGCGCGGTGTGCATCCGGACGGGTACTTCGTCCAGCACTACGACACCGACGAGGTGGATGCATCGCTGCTCACGCTCCCGCAGGTCGGGTACTGTGCGGCGGACGACCCGCGGATGCTGCGGACGGTCGAGCAGATGGAGCGCACGCTCATGCGGGATGGACTGCTGCTGCGCTACCGTACGTCGTCCGGAGTCGACGGGCTCGAGGGCGGAGAGCATCCGTTCCTCGCCTGCAGCTTCTGGCTCGTGGAGCAGTATGCGGCCAGCGGCAGGGCCGACGACGGCCGTGCTCTGATGGAGCGGCTGGTCGGATTCGCGAACGACGTCGGGCTGCTCTCCGAGGAGTACGACGTCGGCGGCGGGCGGCAGGCGGGCAACATGCCGCAGGCGTTCTCGCATCTCGCGCTCGTGGGCGCCGCGGATGCCCTCGCCGGTCACGCCGGCCGCGCCGCCCACCGCCACGGCGGCGTCACCTCGCGCTGAGCGAGGATTGCAGCCTGCGGGGTCGCGGTCGGCGCCCCCTGTTCTCGTCGGCGCCCCCAATCCCGTGCGGCTGCAGGTGGGGGCCTCGGGCGGAACGGGGGCGTCGACGCGCGCGACTCATTCTGCACAGGGGCGGGTGCGGCGCGAGGGTGTGGATACGGCGGATGCTGCGCGCGAGACCGAGAGTATGGCGGGATGCCGCGCGCAATCGACATCGCACAGGGAAACGCGCTGCTGCGCTCGCGGGACGCGATGCTCGGCACCCGCACTGAACGGGAGTTGCGAGCCATGGTCACGGCCGGGGCGATCATCCGCGTGCACCGAGGCTGGTACGTGGATGGCGAGGACTGGCGTGGTCTGTGGAACGAAGGCCGCCATCTCGTCCGTGTCCTCGCCGTCGCGAGGGCCGCGACCGGGGCCGGTCCCGTCTTCTGCGGTGTATCCGCCGCAGTCGTCTGGGGACTTCCGCTGTACCGGCTCGCTCCCAAGCGCGTGCACGTCGTGATCGTCGGAGCGCGACACGGGCGGACAAGGGGGAGCGTCGTGCACCACAGCGTGAGCGTTCTCCCTGGCGACATCGTCGAGGTCGACGGCATCCGCTGCACTTCGCTCGACCGCACGGTCCTGGATCTGGCGTGCTCCCTGGGCCCGGAAGCGGCTCTATCGAGCGCGGATGCAGCGCTCCGCAGAATTGCGGTGCGAGGTCAGCGGCAGGACGAGGAGCTCGCGCACGCGTGGCGCGCGCGGATCGGTGAGCGCGCTGCGACCTTGCACGTGCCAGGGGCGCGCCGGGCCCGTGAATTGCTCGCGTTCGCCGATGGCAGGGCGCAGCTGCCCGGCGAGAGCGTCAGCCGCCTTCACCTGCGGCGCCTCGGGTTCACCGACATCGGGCTCCAGGCCAGGGTGGTCGGCCCGGCCGGTGAGGAGTACTGGCTGGACTTCGCGTTCGGCGGCGCACGCGCATTCGGCGAGTTCGACGGCAAGGCGAAGTACCTGAGTGAAGAGTTGCGAGGTGAGCGCACCGCGGAGATGGTGGTGCTGGAGGAGAAGGCGCGCGAGGATGCGGT
It includes:
- a CDS encoding LysE/ArgO family amino acid transporter — its product is MLSFFAGLGLGLSLIIAIGAQNAYVLRQGIRREHVFAVVAICAASDAVLILAGVAGLGFLVERMPWLIVVAQWLGAAFLLVYGVGAARRALRGTDLGLSGDAPLAGRSGGRLAAVILTTLALTWLNPHVYLDTVLMLGSIAATHGDARWIFAAGAVLASILWFTALGYGARHLGRWLNTPRAWRILDGVIAVIMIALAVSLVVQAVSI
- a CDS encoding LysR family transcriptional regulator ArgP; the protein is MASIAPELASTVAAIVDGGSLEAAARALSITPSAVSQRLKTLEQQLGRVLVVRGRPATVTPSGEAVVRMARQISLLEHEALAELGMEGAGRRASVPLAVNADSMATWFLAPLARLSAVHDIDFDLHRDDQDFTARLLESGEVMAAVTSEAVPVTGCSVSALGVLTYEAVATPEFSRRWFGEGVGPEALRRAPFVDFDRRDGLQHQWLASRGIDAHGVPRHYVPASHDFAQAVTLGLGWGLLPGSQLTEAVASGAVVPLGGEPVRVPLYWQQWNLRSTLLEAIAAAVAEEARRVLG
- a CDS encoding MarR family winged helix-turn-helix transcriptional regulator, giving the protein MATVGDDPSISGTDSSVPEIDEERIAAVTALESEFGELITHFRRTIMANATRLSPGMLPGAYKTFTTIVRYGSSTASTLAEVLQMDKGQLSRTIRELEDLGLIQRVPDPADRRSVVISPTEEGLARLAAARRPQEGAVLRALGPWPVEDIRSLTDLLHRLTSTAREL
- a CDS encoding MDR family MFS transporter, with protein sequence MSAHSPSTATTTTRMSHRQVLQALSGLMLAMFCSMVSTTVVGTSLPIIVPELGGSQTSYTWVITMTLLTTAISTPIWGKLADLVNRKNLMILALTIFVLASAGAGLSQNTEMLIMFRGLQGLGGGGLAALSQVLMADILSPRERGKYMGLFAGVMAVATVGGPLLGGVLTDSVGWRWNFYVGVPLGIIAIVVLIRTLRIEQIRAAKVRIDYLGIVLLSVGSGFLLVWVSNVASYGWISWETLYMVGIAVVATVLFIVVELKVSEPLIPLTLFRNRTFTLSVLASISIGVAMFGTSVYLAQYMQISRGYGPTEAGLLTIPMAAGMLLASTVIGQLVTRTGKWKRYLVIGAILMIAGTSLLSTLHYDTSLWLVGLYMFLLGAGTGMTMQNLVLVVQNTTSPREVGVASSGVNFFRTVGGTVGVAVMGSVLAASMSQQLSDRAAEVGAAIATLGEKGKVIAAQLASGSLPTTRDMPESIRIIIEDASAQAISHAFLIGVPLAVLSLIAIVFLPNVPLLRQNNVERVREQRRENEFAVATAETGSIPVHAVEQEQSDGDRRR
- a CDS encoding YqaJ viral recombinase family protein: MTPELQARIVADSRDRVAWLRARARGITATDVAGLSGEKSITRAADAKLGGGARFGGNAYTDHGRKREPEIAAWVAATHGIRPSSALFRAETEHRHLATPDGIVQDAGGRILLAEIKTTNKNWRTIPRTYLRQVWWQQHVLGAERTLFVWEEHDDFRPVDDEPRCVWIDRDDREIGQLVGLATRLIDELYHRTTGNRPPSAQAVVASRREALRERDAFRALALAD
- a CDS encoding glucose-6-phosphate dehydrogenase; this encodes MDAATTLVIFGATGDLASRLLLPALGQLLTSEPDRRVRVIGAGTEAWSTADLQKVVHASFAASDADASTDRVDISYQQADITKASDLEALLRGLDGQVALYFAVPPAVAAAACDALTPEMLPDGVMLVLEKPFGTNEEGARALNARLAELVPEKQVFRVDHFLGKSTTLNLLGARFANRLLEPLWSAESIESIDIVYDEKLGLEGRAGYYDRAGALVDMIQSHLLQVLAVLAMEQPATLDEADFREATSAVLRATRIMDDDPTASSRRARYTAGAVDGVDKPSYVDEPGVDPKRDTETLAEATFEVRNARWAGVPFTLRSGKALSDPAREIVVRFKAVRHVPAGLTGTAEGAILRFSLGPDRISLEFNLNGADDPFVLERATLSADLGPGELLAYAEVLSGILDADPTLSVRGDAAEQCWRIVQSVLDSWAHGEVPIDEYQAGSGGPEHWPRIR
- a CDS encoding glycoside hydrolase family 15 protein codes for the protein MPAPIEDYALLSDCRTAALVSSEGSIDWLCLPRFDAASVFGALLGDQAHGCWTLRPRDPSATARRWYLPDTFILVTRWEARDGVAEVQEFLPMTEDRTDLVRRVTGVTGTVAFTTELRMHFDYARALPWVRQVGTDDAPALSAIAGPDAVVVRGVALAASDHVHTADFTVAADERRELVLTWHASHETEPPPLDVEDAIARTRAWWQGWASPIEHDGPHREAVVRSLLVLRALTDRDTGGIVAAPTTSLPEEFGGSRNWDYRYVWLRDAALTLESLVAHGFLEEVHHWRRWLLRAVAGEPAEVQIMYGIAGERDLAERELTSLPGYDGAAPVRIGNGAVEQYQADVLGEVLVAMEAARIAGLEETAFSWPLQRALIGRVVAGIDLRDNGIWEIRGPLQWFTHSRVMMWAALDRGVRAVREHHLDGDAELWEKMRDRLRAEIDERGVHPDGYFVQHYDTDEVDASLLTLPQVGYCAADDPRMLRTVEQMERTLMRDGLLLRYRTSSGVDGLEGGEHPFLACSFWLVEQYAASGRADDGRALMERLVGFANDVGLLSEEYDVGGGRQAGNMPQAFSHLALVGAADALAGHAGRAAHRHGGVTSR